From a single Halorhodospira halophila genomic region:
- the ubiU gene encoding ubiquinone anaerobic biosynthesis protein UbiU: MELLCPAGNLTALRAAVDNGADTVYIGFRDATNARHFPGLNFTPEQAARGVEHAHQRGVRVLVAVNSYVQAGGWAQWQRSIDEAARIGADAVIVADLGLLEYTAEQWPDLGLHLSVQASATTPEALDFYKRCYGVSRAVLPRVLSIQQVEALAGDTDVELEVFGFGSLCVMAEGRCLLSSYATGESPNTVGACSPAWAVQWQETPQGREARLGGLLIDRFAPDEPAGYPTICKGRYDVEGALEHAFESPTSLETAELLPRLKRAGIHAVKIEGRQRSPAYVGKVTRIWRQLIDRIPEAEGDYTPDPAQVAALREFSEGATTTLGPYERNWQ; this comes from the coding sequence ATGGAACTGCTCTGCCCGGCCGGTAACCTGACCGCCCTGCGCGCCGCCGTGGACAACGGGGCCGACACGGTCTACATCGGCTTCCGGGATGCGACCAACGCACGCCACTTCCCGGGGCTCAACTTTACCCCGGAGCAGGCCGCACGGGGCGTCGAGCACGCCCATCAGCGGGGCGTGCGCGTCCTCGTCGCCGTCAACTCCTACGTCCAGGCCGGTGGATGGGCGCAATGGCAGCGCTCCATCGACGAAGCCGCCCGCATCGGCGCCGACGCCGTCATCGTTGCCGATCTGGGCCTGCTCGAGTACACCGCTGAACAGTGGCCGGATCTGGGCCTGCACCTCTCCGTCCAGGCCTCGGCGACCACCCCCGAGGCCCTCGACTTCTACAAGCGCTGCTACGGGGTCAGCCGCGCCGTGCTGCCGCGCGTGCTTTCCATCCAGCAGGTCGAGGCCCTGGCCGGTGATACCGACGTCGAGCTCGAGGTCTTCGGCTTCGGCTCGCTGTGCGTCATGGCCGAAGGGCGCTGCCTGCTCTCCTCTTACGCCACCGGCGAATCGCCCAATACCGTGGGGGCGTGCTCGCCGGCGTGGGCCGTGCAGTGGCAGGAGACCCCCCAGGGCCGCGAGGCGCGGCTCGGTGGGCTGCTCATCGACCGCTTCGCGCCCGACGAGCCGGCGGGCTATCCGACCATCTGCAAGGGGCGCTACGACGTCGAGGGGGCCTTGGAGCACGCCTTCGAGTCGCCCACCAGCCTGGAGACCGCCGAGCTGTTGCCGCGGCTCAAGCGCGCCGGCATCCACGCGGTCAAGATCGAGGGACGCCAGCGCAGCCCGGCCTACGTGGGTAAGGTGACCCGCATCTGGCGACAGCTCATCGACCGCATCCCCGAAGCCGAGGGCGACTACACCCCGGACCCGGCGCAGGTGGCGGCCCTGCGCGAGTTCTCCGAGGGGGCCACCACCACCCTCGGCCCCTACGAGCGCAACTGGCAGTGA